One Prolixibacteraceae bacterium DNA segment encodes these proteins:
- a CDS encoding phage terminase family protein, which yields MSEPTKELERIIYKGEADLMSDPVKHWMFRNVVVYKDINENVKADKKRSRDKIVGVITDTIAIGCSMAGAEDLQDYITYFLKYISMKFKEKPQLTSTLH from the coding sequence ATGTCGGAGCCAACCAAAGAACTAGAACGAATTATTTACAAAGGAGAAGCCGACCTGATGAGTGATCCTGTCAAACACTGGATGTTTCGAAATGTGGTGGTCTATAAAGATATCAATGAGAATGTAAAAGCAGACAAGAAACGATCAAGAGATAAGATCGTTGGAGTGATCACCGATACCATTGCCATTGGTTGCTCCATGGCTGGAGCAGAAGACCTTCAAGATTACATTACGTACTTTCTAAAATATATCTCTATGAAATTCAAAGAGAAGCCACAACTGACATCCACCCTGCACTAA
- a CDS encoding RloB family protein: MFKKTGKKPFYSITIVCCAEKKESDYFNELKKRCIRKRLKVIYENNTYGSTGGSYNQVCNTAIDIKKGLLVEYLSDALTSSSNITNKSDFNDLLHELGILVQDIDLIDYRYFEILQLTRIASFIEDFKIDDEVCIVTDVDHFESDIVNRRKDCEDAKIDVYISNPCFEVWLYYKFYDTKPSSNSIFLDSSKSKATNFKNYLANKIKGGVNTIEVANSTYINYAIDHSRKNLEYNSNNIPDIFSTNLSELCNKIIKYM; encoded by the coding sequence ATATTTAAAAAAACAGGAAAGAAGCCATTTTACAGTATTACTATTGTATGCTGTGCTGAAAAAAAAGAATCCGATTATTTTAACGAATTAAAAAAGAGATGCATCCGTAAAAGATTGAAAGTAATATACGAAAATAATACGTATGGAAGCACTGGAGGTAGCTATAATCAGGTTTGCAACACTGCTATAGACATAAAAAAGGGGCTTCTTGTTGAATATTTGTCTGATGCCTTAACAAGTAGTTCTAATATAACGAACAAGTCCGATTTCAATGATTTACTACATGAACTAGGAATTCTAGTTCAAGATATTGACTTGATTGATTATAGATATTTTGAAATTCTACAATTAACTAGAATTGCTTCATTCATTGAAGATTTCAAAATTGATGACGAAGTTTGTATCGTAACGGATGTTGATCATTTCGAATCAGATATTGTAAATAGAAGAAAAGATTGTGAAGATGCAAAAATCGACGTTTACATTAGCAATCCTTGTTTTGAAGTTTGGCTATATTACAAATTCTACGATACAAAACCTTCTTCAAATTCTATTTTTTTAGATTCCTCCAAATCAAAAGCAACAAATTTTAAAAACTACTTAGCAAACAAGATTAAGGGGGGAGTTAATACAATTGAGGTCGCCAACAGTACTTACATAAATTATGCAATTGATCATTCACGGAAGAATCTAGAGTATAACTCAAATAATATTCCTGATATTTTTTCAACCAATTTATCTGAGTTATGTAATAAAATTATTAAATACATGTAA
- a CDS encoding ATP-binding protein — MFPNLKKATLSSQVYSDINIPLLKQAAIFGSNGSGKSNLLKTINFIKGIALDKNFLEKEKLHRYTFNLKEETKSEIIISIEFLIIDEVYKYSFAISENSFKEKLETKKFNKTDFGLQFERNNQEIIFGAEVNISSEIIQIISRTLDKNNRSSFLSIYTDVSFIENINIDKSVNWIKNHIKVYPIHRDSRDLINDYSKDERLNLFAQKIIDKVNLGIQNFFVKTTELTEFISTENDIKDTNIIKNIFKKDPSATNLIRFNGKKPMYLIQEEEEQLLVKEILFKQKGIDGFVGELDMGSQSDGTITFLNLIRIIYILINNKDTIFIDEIENSIHPELICKLIEFFGNIKSKGQLIYTTHETELLDQKKYLRSDEVWFVEKENGVSDLYSLNEFKEHNTINIKNGYIQGRYGATPNIDKITPNLP; from the coding sequence ATGTTTCCTAATCTAAAAAAGGCTACATTATCTTCTCAAGTATATTCAGATATTAATATTCCTCTTTTAAAACAAGCAGCAATCTTTGGGTCTAATGGTTCTGGTAAATCCAATCTACTAAAAACTATTAATTTCATTAAAGGTATTGCTTTGGATAAAAATTTTCTAGAAAAAGAAAAATTACATAGGTACACTTTTAATCTTAAAGAAGAAACTAAAAGTGAAATAATCATTAGTATTGAGTTTTTAATAATAGATGAAGTATATAAATATAGTTTTGCTATTTCTGAAAATTCGTTTAAAGAAAAATTAGAAACAAAAAAGTTTAACAAGACTGATTTCGGACTCCAATTTGAACGTAATAATCAAGAGATAATATTTGGGGCAGAGGTGAATATAAGTTCTGAAATTATTCAAATAATCTCTCGAACATTAGACAAGAATAATCGATCTTCATTTTTATCAATTTATACGGATGTTTCATTTATTGAAAATATTAATATTGATAAATCAGTAAATTGGATTAAAAATCACATTAAAGTATATCCAATTCACAGAGATTCTAGAGATCTTATTAATGATTATTCTAAGGATGAAAGATTAAACCTATTTGCTCAAAAGATCATCGATAAAGTAAACTTAGGAATACAAAACTTCTTTGTAAAAACAACAGAACTTACTGAATTTATTTCAACTGAAAATGATATTAAAGATACTAATATTATTAAAAACATTTTCAAAAAAGATCCTTCTGCGACGAACTTAATACGATTCAATGGTAAAAAACCAATGTATTTAATTCAAGAAGAAGAAGAGCAACTTTTGGTCAAAGAAATTCTATTTAAACAGAAAGGGATAGATGGCTTTGTTGGCGAACTAGACATGGGGTCTCAATCAGATGGAACAATAACATTTTTAAACCTTATTCGTATAATATATATATTAATTAACAACAAAGACACTATTTTTATTGATGAAATTGAAAATAGTATTCACCCTGAACTAATCTGTAAATTAATTGAATTTTTTGGCAATATTAAAAGTAAGGGACAATTAATATATACAACACACGAAACTGAACTTTTAGATCAAAAAAAATATTTGCGTTCTGATGAGGTTTGGTTTGTAGAGAAAGAAAACGGTGTTTCGGATTTATATTCTCTTAATGAATTTAAAGAACATAATACCATAAATATTAAGAATGGCTATATACAAGGAAGGTATGGAGCCACCCCCAATATTGATAAAATTACCCCTAATCTACCGTAA
- a CDS encoding Fic family protein: METPPKVDFKDLYSDYLSGDHNLFLSKMEEEYLYWNKFKYKVKGDQVYGKDVMRAWGLVQLDRKTKSQTLKIGSYQFRYWATNKIQERCYHLNGLISRLNMPQDDFVKLMHKRFKLEAISSSQIEGASTTTEEAISMIDKAKKPKDDSEQMILNNFHAYQFIVDNQQRELDDSFLMDIQEILVKNTKSSDKVQIREKQVYVTDNIKSEAVHIPPEASELRILLDDLYTFIKEDNPFIHPIVKSAILHFMIGYIHPFLDGNGRTARTLLYWYLFKKGYRIMHLLSVTEVIKKARSKYDKSFIECELDHNDLTYFINYSLEILEKAFEDLIQYNEKKKNERDEMDRMYAKISRQSQRLKAMGSTALNERQINLLSYLYVKPDKWLSVQEIAEVHHTERQTARKDVNLLLKQGFLLEDKHGRNVVVKLNNKAFIESWLAQA, encoded by the coding sequence ATGGAGACTCCACCAAAAGTTGATTTTAAGGATCTGTATTCAGACTATCTCTCAGGAGATCATAATCTTTTTCTGTCGAAGATGGAAGAAGAGTATCTGTATTGGAATAAATTCAAATATAAGGTAAAAGGAGACCAAGTCTATGGAAAAGATGTAATGAGGGCTTGGGGGCTCGTACAATTAGATCGCAAGACGAAGTCGCAGACCTTGAAGATTGGCTCCTATCAGTTTCGCTATTGGGCTACAAACAAGATTCAGGAGAGGTGTTATCATCTCAATGGATTAATTTCAAGATTGAACATGCCCCAAGATGATTTTGTAAAGTTGATGCATAAACGGTTTAAACTAGAGGCAATATCAAGTTCTCAGATTGAGGGTGCATCGACAACGACGGAAGAGGCTATTTCAATGATTGATAAAGCGAAGAAGCCTAAAGACGACTCTGAACAGATGATCCTTAATAACTTTCATGCTTATCAGTTTATCGTAGATAATCAGCAAAGAGAACTGGATGATTCTTTTCTAATGGATATTCAGGAGATCTTAGTGAAAAATACGAAATCATCGGATAAAGTTCAGATTAGAGAGAAGCAGGTGTATGTTACGGATAACATAAAATCTGAAGCAGTACATATCCCTCCAGAGGCTTCTGAATTGCGTATTTTATTGGATGATTTGTACACCTTTATAAAGGAAGATAATCCTTTTATCCACCCTATTGTTAAGTCCGCAATACTCCATTTTATGATCGGGTATATCCACCCTTTTTTAGATGGTAACGGGCGTACTGCAAGGACATTACTATATTGGTATCTATTTAAAAAAGGGTATAGGATTATGCATCTACTCTCTGTGACAGAGGTGATTAAGAAAGCAAGGTCAAAATATGATAAGTCTTTTATAGAGTGTGAATTAGATCATAATGATCTGACATATTTTATCAATTATTCCCTAGAGATATTAGAGAAAGCATTTGAAGACTTAATTCAGTATAACGAGAAAAAGAAAAATGAGAGGGATGAAATGGATCGTATGTATGCAAAGATTTCTCGCCAGAGTCAACGATTAAAGGCTATGGGGTCTACTGCTCTAAATGAACGCCAAATCAATTTACTATCCTACCTATATGTGAAACCTGATAAATGGTTGTCGGTTCAAGAGATCGCTGAAGTACATCATACAGAAAGGCAAACTGCTCGTAAAGATGTCAACCTTCTACTAAAGCAAGGGTTCTTATTAGAGGACAAACATGGACGAAATGTAGTTGTTAAGCTTAATAATAAAGCTTTTATTGAGTCCTGGCTTGCGCAAGCGTAG
- a CDS encoding IS66 family transposase, whose translation MRTIDCLEQENRALKKQVESLKEELDRVMSRVQALSQENTMLHEKVKDLEDKLSRNHKNSSNSSFPPSRDLHTVKKNQSLRNKSTRKPGGQPNHKGSTLQQSDFPTSIESYYPPSTCQCGNTLNQEDASLLCKRQVFDIPPVLEQICTEHRLYENRCSCGQLHKGSMPSNIKAPVQYGSHLRSLIVSLYVEHYIPLNRIGSLVEEITSFKIGDGTITNILNKAQEVMTPLYESLRESISKSSVVGSDETGCKINGGKGWMWVWQNHEVTFITANKSRGYKVVVENFKKGFINATLVSDCYASQLKTPAKHYQLCLAHLQRELIYIKQQTNNSWAEDILNIFYKAMKLKRESAKNQYPLKEKSIFKEQLLLLLKNDEYDDQLDEIKTLRSRLIKRIDSVFTFLEYYEVPFDNNASERSIRNIKIKQKVSAGYRTEEGAQRYAMLRSIVDTLKKQGKSVVRMIAHWLSQNHLKVSWQ comes from the coding sequence ATGAGAACAATTGATTGTTTAGAACAAGAAAATAGAGCTTTAAAGAAGCAGGTTGAGTCCTTAAAGGAAGAGCTAGACAGAGTGATGTCACGAGTTCAAGCTTTGTCACAAGAGAATACTATGCTTCATGAAAAAGTAAAGGATCTAGAAGATAAACTATCGCGTAATCATAAAAACAGTAGTAATAGTAGTTTTCCACCTTCAAGAGATTTACATACAGTAAAGAAAAATCAATCACTTCGAAATAAATCCACTAGGAAACCCGGAGGTCAACCCAACCATAAAGGATCGACATTACAACAGAGTGATTTTCCAACAAGCATAGAGTCATATTATCCTCCATCGACATGTCAGTGTGGTAATACATTAAATCAAGAAGACGCTAGCTTGTTATGCAAACGTCAGGTTTTTGACATACCACCTGTTCTTGAACAAATCTGCACGGAGCATCGTCTTTATGAAAATAGATGCAGTTGTGGTCAACTACACAAAGGTTCTATGCCCTCGAATATAAAAGCACCTGTCCAATACGGTTCTCATTTACGATCACTAATTGTAAGCTTGTATGTTGAACATTATATCCCTTTAAACCGTATTGGTTCACTAGTGGAAGAGATAACATCATTTAAAATTGGAGATGGGACTATTACTAATATTTTAAATAAAGCCCAAGAGGTGATGACTCCTTTATATGAATCACTTCGTGAATCGATATCCAAATCCAGTGTAGTTGGCTCAGACGAAACAGGTTGCAAGATCAATGGAGGCAAAGGATGGATGTGGGTATGGCAAAATCATGAGGTAACATTCATTACAGCCAATAAGTCTAGAGGGTATAAAGTTGTAGTAGAAAATTTTAAAAAAGGATTTATTAATGCGACCTTAGTCAGTGACTGTTATGCTTCACAATTAAAAACTCCAGCCAAACATTATCAACTATGTTTAGCACATTTACAACGAGAATTAATCTACATTAAACAACAAACGAATAACAGTTGGGCAGAGGATATTTTGAATATATTCTATAAAGCCATGAAATTAAAGAGAGAATCAGCCAAGAACCAATATCCTTTAAAAGAAAAATCAATATTTAAAGAACAGCTTTTATTACTGTTGAAAAATGACGAGTATGACGATCAGCTAGATGAGATCAAGACATTACGGAGTCGATTAATTAAAAGGATTGATAGTGTGTTTACTTTCTTAGAGTATTACGAAGTTCCTTTTGACAACAATGCATCCGAAAGGTCAATACGTAATATTAAAATAAAACAAAAAGTATCTGCAGGTTATCGAACAGAAGAAGGAGCCCAAAGGTATGCCATGTTACGCTCTATTGTTGATACACTTAAAAAACAAGGAAAGAGTGTAGTGAGAATGATTGCTCATTGGTTATCTCAAAACCATCTTAAGGTCAGTTGGCAATAA
- a CDS encoding ATP-binding protein, whose translation MIIEFSVTNFGPIKTKQTLSFEATNDDTLEDYYVHEPIPGLRLLKFAILYGPNASGKSTILKALDFLRKLVLNPEDKKTDKLDFEPFLFDENTPLQPSELNLSFIQNKIKYNYTIVFTKDLILKEELDYQPKGRSAVVYTRETNVENRISEINFGSTIKILKEDRMILRGNTISNNSVLGAYNKSNINSPELDEVFGWFKDELMRLIQPQHNLFSWTSDRVEKNENGFRQKVIDIIRKADIQINNIEIDVDEEEISKQVLDNIDKLPISNEAIEKIKTEKKFVKKDVIFHHNISNNGNVETYHLSKDFESLGTKRYYELSGILATLIDEEKVVCIDEIETSLHPDLMKHFILTYLVNSRSSQLLISTHNVFLLSEKDMLRNDAIWFTEKQLDGSTDLFSLDDFDSSTLRKGTSIINAYKIGKLGAKPNLGSYFINTYSNGKE comes from the coding sequence ATGATAATAGAGTTTTCAGTTACCAACTTTGGTCCAATAAAAACGAAGCAGACATTAAGCTTTGAGGCAACTAATGATGATACCCTTGAAGATTACTATGTTCATGAACCTATTCCTGGTTTACGATTACTTAAGTTCGCGATTCTATATGGTCCAAATGCTTCTGGAAAATCAACAATATTAAAAGCTTTGGATTTCTTAAGAAAGCTTGTTCTTAATCCTGAAGATAAAAAAACAGATAAGCTTGATTTTGAGCCATTTTTATTTGACGAAAATACCCCTTTACAACCTTCAGAATTAAATCTGTCTTTTATTCAAAACAAAATAAAGTACAATTATACGATTGTTTTTACAAAGGATTTAATTCTTAAAGAGGAACTAGATTATCAACCGAAAGGGCGTTCTGCTGTAGTTTATACAAGAGAGACAAATGTTGAAAATAGGATATCTGAAATAAACTTTGGAAGTACAATAAAAATATTGAAGGAAGATCGAATGATTCTTCGTGGAAATACCATCAGCAATAACAGTGTACTAGGTGCTTATAACAAATCAAATATTAATTCGCCAGAACTTGATGAGGTCTTTGGTTGGTTTAAAGATGAATTAATGAGGTTGATTCAACCACAACATAATTTATTTAGTTGGACATCTGATAGGGTTGAGAAGAATGAAAATGGATTTAGACAAAAGGTTATCGATATTATAAGAAAAGCGGATATTCAAATTAATAATATTGAGATTGACGTTGACGAAGAAGAAATAAGCAAACAGGTATTAGACAACATCGATAAGTTGCCAATATCGAATGAGGCAATTGAAAAAATAAAGACAGAAAAAAAGTTTGTAAAGAAAGATGTTATATTTCACCATAATATTAGCAACAATGGAAATGTTGAGACATACCACCTTTCTAAAGATTTTGAATCTTTAGGTACTAAGAGATATTATGAGCTGAGTGGTATATTGGCGACATTAATAGATGAAGAAAAAGTGGTTTGTATCGATGAAATTGAAACATCTCTACATCCTGATTTGATGAAACATTTTATCTTAACATATCTTGTGAATTCTAGATCTTCTCAATTACTGATAAGTACCCATAATGTGTTTCTATTATCGGAAAAAGATATGTTAAGAAATGATGCGATATGGTTTACCGAGAAGCAACTTGATGGTTCAACAGATCTATTTAGTTTAGATGATTTTGATTCTTCAACACTAAGAAAGGGCACATCCATTATCAATGCTTATAAAATAGGTAAGTTAGGGGCAAAACCGAACTTAGGAAGTTACTTCATAAATACTTATTCTAATGGCAAGGAATAG
- a CDS encoding RloB family protein, with translation MARNRKSRKTNNSVAIVGDGPTEQIYFNQMKETESLRNHNIKPELPCRAGRGGGHMRVLNRIDELLEEGHDHIYCLIDYDKVIEEGNVQKFESECRRFDPDRVTILINNPSFEMWYVSHFTRTGKLFKNGKEVETYLKKYIPSYSKSRNYLIKKNIYNHLEPKITSAISNAKSLEHKRSDKSERYPRAEVFKLVEKLRKLDK, from the coding sequence ATGGCAAGGAATAGAAAAAGTAGGAAAACAAATAATTCTGTTGCTATTGTAGGCGATGGTCCTACAGAACAGATCTATTTTAATCAAATGAAAGAAACCGAATCTTTAAGGAATCATAATATTAAACCTGAACTACCTTGTAGGGCTGGAAGAGGTGGTGGACATATGAGGGTGCTAAATAGAATTGATGAATTATTAGAAGAAGGGCACGATCATATCTATTGCTTAATCGATTATGATAAAGTTATCGAAGAAGGCAATGTGCAAAAGTTCGAAAGTGAATGTAGGAGATTTGATCCTGATAGAGTTACAATTCTCATTAATAACCCAAGCTTTGAAATGTGGTATGTTTCTCATTTTACACGTACAGGAAAGTTGTTTAAGAATGGAAAAGAAGTCGAGACGTATTTGAAAAAGTATATTCCTAGTTATTCTAAAAGTCGTAATTATCTGATTAAAAAGAATATCTATAATCATTTAGAGCCAAAAATTACTTCTGCGATAAGCAATGCTAAATCCTTAGAGCATAAAAGAAGCGATAAAAGTGAACGATATCCTAGAGCTGAAGTCTTCAAACTGGTAGAAAAACTTCGCAAACTCGATAAGTAA
- the ltrA gene encoding group II intron reverse transcriptase/maturase yields the protein MEHQQDIAYQLDLFMERRLDTIHQYGDRKHVEGANLSLGKQVKRVNKQGRALATDLIGIVCSHDNLHRAFKQVKRNKGSAGIDRVPVGKFSTWYAEYGESMVDNILLGTYYPQSVRSVMIPKANGGDRELGIPTVQDRVIQQAISQVLTPIYENEFSNYSYGFRPKRSAHQALKQASEYVSDDMYYVVDMDMKSFFDEVNHDRLIWKLSHKVEDQRLLLLIRRYLQCGIMKGGVTSVRIKGTPQGSPLSPLLSNVVLDELDKELESRGHCFVRYADDFSIFVRSHRASERVKKSISNFLTSQLKLKVNEEKSISCESSKTELLGYTILNNGTLIIGRSRTARLKSKVRMVTKRNRGRSLKQVVEELNPILRGWFNYFKWASCKRILNDIDAWIRRKLRCYRLKQCKKTISE from the coding sequence ATGGAGCATCAGCAAGACATAGCGTACCAATTAGATCTGTTCATGGAACGGAGGCTGGACACTATACACCAATATGGAGATCGTAAACACGTAGAGGGCGCGAATCTATCATTGGGGAAGCAAGTAAAACGAGTCAATAAACAAGGACGAGCCTTAGCTACCGACTTGATCGGTATTGTATGTTCGCACGATAATTTACATCGTGCATTTAAGCAGGTGAAACGAAACAAAGGATCCGCAGGTATAGATAGAGTACCGGTTGGAAAATTTTCAACATGGTACGCCGAATATGGCGAATCAATGGTTGACAATATTTTGCTAGGTACTTACTATCCTCAATCCGTTCGGAGTGTTATGATTCCGAAAGCCAATGGAGGGGATCGCGAATTAGGTATCCCTACAGTTCAGGATCGAGTTATTCAACAAGCTATTTCTCAGGTATTAACTCCTATTTACGAGAATGAGTTTTCAAATTACAGTTATGGATTTCGTCCCAAACGTAGTGCTCATCAGGCATTAAAACAAGCGAGTGAATATGTTTCAGATGACATGTACTACGTTGTCGATATGGATATGAAGAGCTTCTTTGATGAAGTGAACCATGACCGATTGATATGGAAATTAAGCCATAAAGTAGAGGATCAACGCCTACTTTTACTAATCCGTCGTTACTTACAATGTGGAATTATGAAAGGGGGAGTGACATCTGTACGAATTAAAGGAACCCCACAAGGGAGTCCTTTATCACCACTTTTGTCAAACGTTGTACTAGATGAACTTGATAAAGAATTAGAATCTAGAGGTCATTGTTTTGTAAGATATGCTGACGATTTTAGCATTTTTGTTCGCAGCCATAGAGCCAGCGAGAGAGTAAAGAAATCGATAAGCAACTTTCTCACCTCTCAACTTAAATTAAAAGTCAATGAAGAAAAGAGTATCAGTTGTGAGAGTAGTAAAACCGAACTACTAGGCTACACTATCTTAAACAACGGAACACTTATCATTGGAAGATCTCGAACCGCGCGTCTTAAATCTAAGGTAAGAATGGTAACCAAACGTAACCGAGGACGAAGTCTGAAACAAGTTGTAGAAGAACTTAATCCTATCTTACGAGGATGGTTTAATTATTTTAAATGGGCAAGTTGCAAACGTATATTGAATGATATCGACGCATGGATTCGAAGAAAGTTAAGATGTTATCGATTGAAGCAATGCAAGAAAACGATTTCTGAATAA
- the tnpB gene encoding IS66 family insertion sequence element accessory protein TnpB (TnpB, as the term is used for proteins encoded by IS66 family insertion elements, is considered an accessory protein, since TnpC, encoded by a neighboring gene, is a DDE family transposase.), with product MLSISSNDRFHLYSEATDMRKSFDGLSGLVQNKIDANITSGDVFIFLNKRRTMMKLLKWERGGFVLFVKRLERGTFRPPEIKDLTSMHLEYTDLVLLIEGVLVKEYKRQKRYVI from the coding sequence ATGTTATCAATATCTTCAAATGATCGTTTTCACCTCTATTCTGAAGCAACAGATATGAGGAAAAGTTTTGATGGATTATCCGGATTGGTGCAGAATAAGATTGATGCCAATATTACTTCGGGAGATGTATTTATCTTTCTGAACAAACGTCGTACCATGATGAAATTACTTAAATGGGAAAGAGGTGGTTTTGTTCTTTTTGTGAAACGATTAGAGAGAGGAACCTTTAGACCTCCTGAAATAAAAGACTTAACATCAATGCATCTTGAGTACACTGATCTTGTCCTTCTTATAGAAGGTGTTCTTGTCAAAGAATATAAAAGACAAAAACGTTATGTTATTTAA
- a CDS encoding DUF4468 domain-containing protein yields the protein MVLELNNISKSVLYQKSLIYFNSIYKSPKDVISSVEDQLITIHGVIDKSIRRNSFHVFDMDYTITFQFKDGKVRINSPSFVLTAYTKNMQTLHVKWTKFSFNGEHLGIYGKNDKLKSARAKKDLEVFYNNYIKEYFTSIIQDDEW from the coding sequence ATTGTTCTTGAACTGAATAATATTTCTAAGTCTGTATTATATCAAAAATCTCTCATTTATTTTAATTCAATATACAAAAGCCCTAAAGATGTAATTAGCTCTGTTGAAGATCAACTTATTACGATTCACGGTGTAATTGATAAAAGTATACGAAGAAATAGCTTTCATGTTTTTGATATGGATTATACGATTACCTTTCAATTTAAAGATGGGAAAGTGAGAATTAATAGTCCTAGTTTTGTGTTGACTGCTTATACAAAAAATATGCAGACACTTCACGTAAAATGGACAAAGTTTAGTTTTAATGGAGAACATTTGGGAATTTATGGTAAGAATGATAAATTGAAATCTGCAAGAGCAAAGAAGGACTTAGAAGTGTTTTATAATAACTACATAAAAGAATATTTTACGAGTATTATTCAAGATGACGAATGGTAA
- a CDS encoding type I restriction enzyme HsdR N-terminal domain-containing protein: MKDQINSLIERISTLKERIETEEATKNAFVMPFLQALGYDVFNPLEVIPEYVADQSTKKGEKVDYCILKDDDPIIIIECKKWQENLDLHNTQLERYFAFTKAKFGILTNGIEYFFYTDLEEVNKMDAIPFLKVNLENLKDQDLTQLNKFHKSEFNVDQIFDSASELKYLNAIKYYFENELNAPSSDFVRFFTKQVYQGKITEKVSHQFTPIVKKALNAKINETINQRLNSALNSQTIEQKEEVVSQENLSPDEIIIAEDADKGIVTTQEEVDAYNAIVDILDGTVEKEHIAFRDTKSYFGVLFDDNNRQPICRLYLNHRSKKYIGIFDEDKNEKKYQICKIAHIYKYSKEIIKAVEKYLVVESE, from the coding sequence ATGAAAGATCAGATTAATTCCCTTATAGAGAGAATATCTACCTTGAAAGAAAGGATTGAAACAGAAGAGGCAACTAAGAATGCATTTGTAATGCCATTTTTACAAGCATTAGGATATGACGTGTTTAATCCATTAGAAGTCATACCCGAATATGTTGCAGACCAGTCAACAAAGAAAGGTGAGAAAGTGGATTATTGCATCTTAAAAGATGATGATCCCATCATTATCATAGAATGTAAAAAATGGCAAGAAAATCTTGATTTGCATAATACCCAATTGGAAAGGTACTTTGCTTTTACCAAAGCGAAGTTTGGTATTCTTACAAATGGAATTGAATATTTCTTTTATACGGATCTTGAAGAGGTAAATAAAATGGATGCAATTCCATTCTTGAAAGTGAACCTTGAAAATTTGAAAGACCAAGATCTTACTCAATTGAATAAATTTCATAAGTCAGAGTTTAATGTGGATCAAATATTTGATTCAGCTAGTGAACTGAAGTATCTAAATGCCATTAAATACTACTTCGAAAATGAATTAAATGCTCCTTCTTCAGACTTTGTACGTTTCTTTACAAAACAAGTTTATCAAGGAAAAATTACTGAAAAGGTTTCCCATCAATTTACTCCAATTGTAAAAAAAGCATTGAATGCTAAGATAAACGAGACCATAAATCAAAGACTTAACAGTGCATTAAACTCGCAAACAATAGAACAAAAAGAAGAGGTGGTATCACAAGAGAATCTTAGCCCTGATGAAATAATTATAGCTGAAGATGCTGATAAAGGTATTGTAACTACCCAAGAAGAAGTGGATGCTTATAATGCGATTGTGGATATTTTAGATGGTACTGTGGAAAAAGAGCATATCGCTTTTCGTGATACAAAAAGTTATTTTGGAGTCCTTTTTGATGATAATAACCGACAACCAATATGTCGCTTATACCTAAACCATCGATCGAAAAAATACATCGGGATCTTTGACGAAGATAAGAATGAAAAGAAATATCAAATCTGCAAAATTGCTCACATATACAAATACAGCAAAGAGATAATAAAAGCTGTTGAAAAGTATCTTGTTGTAGAGTCGGAATAA